tttcatgtctatccactgtcactacatAATAAAAGGGAAAAGTCCCAAAAAAGAAATAGgggttattgttattatacacAAAATCGataacattgtatacatttatttgtgttggcagCCATTATACGATCAATTACTTAAAACTGTAAATTTAAATTTTGTGAATGGATACCTGAATCGTTTTGCGACGACACACATTTTCCTACCGATAGGAATAATTTACACGTCATCGATGATTTGATGAACGACGCCAGCGGTAATGTGGAAGTTTATAACGTTTTCATCAAATATGTTCACCATAGAAATCTCAGTTGTATATATTTAGTTCAGAATCTGTTTATTCAAGGTAAATCCAGTCGTACAATTAGCTTGAATACAAACTACATGATATTGTTCAAAAACCCTCGGGACAAAAACCAGATAAGTTTATTGGGCCGGCAAATGGCAAATGTGAGGCCTTTAACGATGCCACAGTTCAGCAGCATACGGCTATCTCCTGATAGATTATAAATCCAAGACGCCGGATATTTTAATGACCAATGAATAATGGCTAAAAGTGTAAGGGCTAAGGTTATGGTGTCAAACTATCATACGGGGTGTGGTTTGTATCGTTTGAGAGTCCGTGTCTTAGGCTGTCGGCTCACCTTTTCTGCCGTTTCTAATTagcctgctagctagcttgttagcTGTCATCTGTCTCCAGCAGTCCGTTTTTGTAGCTATTTCCACCACTAAAACAACGCAACAATCAACAGGGACTTTTCTTTTGGTGAAGCAAGAGGAATCACTTACAGGCATGGCTACCAATGGATTTGGGAATCAAGCTGGATTATCTGGTGAAGGAGAAGGTATGAATACTTTTACAACTACTCTTTTTActatggaggatatatttattcataattcaaattgaaagtccaaagagaaaacaaagcgagatcaaattaaaaatagtattattttactacgctactaggaaaaatcatgccataattaaatttaaaaaagaaaatggaaactgaaaaagcaaagttgaaatgtaaaatgataatttagtttcagaccctcccaccagccgttgggccacgcctcctcatttacatgacacctgtcacttctaaatgaaaagccaaatgttaaatcgaaatagaaaaggtgaatcttaaaatttaaatgtcaaatgtaaaattcaaaagataaaatgtcaaattgaaaattattaagtgaaaaggctaaaataaaattaattctttttttctatttgagattttaatttaagtatttccatttcacaTTTTGAGTTTCATATTTGATGTTTCTCTCAATCAATAAAAGATTTCAAAGATTTCAGTTTAAGCATTTATATTTaagctttgcattttaaatttgactttttacattgcactttacattttcaaattatcattttacatttcaactttacttttccttttcctagtagcgtagtaaaataataattctaatatgatcttgcttcgttttctctttggactttcaatttgaattatgaataaatatatcctccatatTTTACAtccactgtttgtgtgtgtgtgtgtgtgcgtgtgtgtgtgtgtgtggaatgcATCTTCTACAAACAACTGCTCTCCTGTTGGAGATATCTTAAAAGTTCACAAGAGAGCGCTAAAGTCCCTCAAGTTATCATATAGTGTACTGCTACACTGTTATTTATCGTTTGTCACGACATCCAAGTTGCCATATGGTATATAATGAATATTTAGACGACTGTACTTTTCTGACCTTACTGTGTGGGACTTGTAATTCTTCTAagcatttttactttatttttaaagatggTGGTACTGCATATTCCCAaacaaatgttcaaataagcACAAACCAATTCATACTCATTTGGCCTGGTGCTTTTGGAGCAGCAGTTGCACTTTACCTGGTTGGTAGCACAGTCTTGTCTTTTATAGATGAGATTCTTTCTTCTGGTTTTCAAGGATAATGGTTAATCTACTGACGTTAAagctaggggtgcaagatatatcgactcaatatcgttatcgcaatatatcgaaagtgtgtaataagtatgcaatattttgtttattttgtggagtgctgcgtcccgtccgttggctgtgttgcttagttgtgtttgatttagagctcgcttgaaacgctataatgatcatgtttcattggccagttactgtgccacttgcacatgttagtgcacgtcagcgcactggtccactacgtgacaaaccctatggacgtgaagtgtgtgcatatttcgacagagtgacagtgtaagtgaagaaatataaaagataaagataaaaGATAGAGACatcaaaacggaacgaatcagataagcgaaagaaaagttgtgtcctgttctctttatttatatattttatactgcacaaccagtacaacatgtcctgttctcattatttatatattttgataaCTTGTCCTGTTCTGGAGACacggtccttatttatttattcatgttggaccagtccaatatgaaataaaccttgtgttgtaagaaaatttggctaaattgttatgaatctattttgatgttttctcgtaacttttgtaatttgacacatgttcaaaaatattgaaattaatataTCGCAATTttcataatcaatatcgcaatatcacattttgtcaatatcgtgcaaccctattTAAAGCCATACTATGAAAAAGTATCAACTAAAAAAGTGCAATAATTAtagtaaatataaataattaaatataaaaataaataattaggtTTGGTCAATATTGAGATCACGATTACTTATTGACTTCGGAAACACCTTGCATTGAACCTCTTTTGGACTGTCTTTTAAACACTGGATTTCTGGatggaaaggaaaaagaaagagataaacagaaggaaaaaaaagaaaatttccACACACGTGTCACCTCTGCATTGGTTTATTGGTCGACATTTCGGCCACTAGGGTACTTCTCaagcgtttttttgttttgccttgGAAATTGTTCTTCGGGGGAATTAATTCCCTGCACCACAAAGGAGACAAAgcaagttgtgtttgtgtgtgtgtgtgtgtgtgtgtgtgtgtgtgtgtgtgtgtgtgtccgcgtgTGTGAATGCAACTTCTACAAACAACTGCTCTCCTGTTGGCGATAATATCTTAAAAGTCCACAAGAGAGCGCTAAAGTCCATCAAGTTATCATAGTGTACTGCTACACTGTTATTTATCGTTTGTCATGACATCCAAGTTGCCATATGGTATATAATGAATATTTAGACGACTGTACTTTTCTGACCTTACTATGGGGGACTTGACTTGTCTTTTAAACACTAGATTTCTTGAACTTTAAATATAATTCAACtgaaaaactaatttaaaatgtaaataaaatatatacatttaaataaacaaaatttgACCAAAATGAATGTGTTGTGATGTTAGTGCACTTCCACAACCTATTGAAAACtcctaaaatatatttaatatatcagAATAATATATCAACATTAGACCACAATAAATTAGATCAAATATGTTGAAGTGTACTGCCACAACCTACTGAAAACTTAAACAtatattcaacattttggtaaacTATATTCAACATATTCCATGCAGCACAATAATCGTTTGATCTTGGTTTCATTGTtggaagccaaaatcgtaattaagaaaaatttaaattagcttaaacgcccagccctaatgataatattgtaatatattccaCCACAACAGAATTGTCAGCATACGTTTTTTATTGGACTGAGTGTAAGAAATGAGTTTACATCTTCATTACATCAGAGCACAGACCTGCATTTTGATCAACAAGTCATCTTCATATATTGTATGTCATACAGGTGTAATGTGGATGTGCAGAGCCTTATATTGCTTTACTTGAAATTCTGAAATGATTCCAGCATGTCGTGTGTGAGCCTTAAAGCTACTGCTGATTATTAACAACCTCCACCTTCCCGTTCATTTTAAGCTGTGTGGTTTCCCAGTCGAAAACATTTCCTCTTGGTACTCTCTTCCCAGAGAACATGTCTTGGATCATGCGGTCTGAGAGGACGGAGTCCCACAAATTAATATCACCGATCTCCCCAACAAAACTCTGGCCGGCATCAAATGAACCCAAGTAATTATCCGGATCTTGTCCGATGATAACCTTGCCTCCGGGTTGGACTGTGTGACCCTTCTTGAAAATTTTGGTCAAGCTTTTCCTCCCATCCATGAAGAGAGCTGCCGCACCTGAGCTGGAATCCCAGGTGACACACAGGTGGGTCTGCAGGGCGCCGATATCAGGGACTCGGAATAAAACACCTTCATCCGCCAGGTAAAAGGACAATCTAAACACATATTCATAACAGTACAGAGGGTTTAacaatgcaacattcaaataacAGTTATTGTACTGTATTACCTTAAGTGTGTGATCATATAAAACCATTTTTAATGTAATAACTCATGAATACATGTCAAAATTATTGGTAGCAGTAGTAATATTGTTATGAGTATTAGCtaattttattttcagtttcattCATTTAGTTTCAtttgtagtagcagtagtattGTAAGCAAAAGTAGATTATTCTTTGTAATATCAGTACTTGTTGTAGTAGTAGCTGTAGTAGCAGAAGTATTGTAAGTAGCAGTTGTAGTACTTGCTAGTAGTAGAATAGAATAATCTTTATTGTCATGGTACATGTATAATGAAATTGGATGCAGTCCTATCAGTGCAAAACTTCTACAAAAGTGCAAAGcaggtgaataaataaatataaaagagCCTTTAAAAGTCactataaaaatatatcaaagaggtagtttaaaaaaaaaagaaaaaaagatccatCCTTAAAAAGTAACATTAAGTGCAGTTATTGCTTTTGGAAAAGAATGTTGTTTTTGATTTAATAGTCCTGAAACGTCTGCATGAGGGCAGTAGTTTAAACAGGGTGACCAGGGGTGAAATGGATCTTTAAGTATGTGTTAGGAAAATTATGATTTACATACTTTTCCTCTTGTTATTATTGCATAGAATAATATCATACTGAGTACTCTAAACAAGATAACATGAAGCCATTGCGTGTCCTCGTCTGAGCACGGTGTGATGCTGAGGAAAGAACAGGTGCTCCCTGACTAGATAAGGGAGATGTCATCGACTGACAAGATAACAACTGACGACATCAAACTCTGTATTATGGTTGTATTTCACACATAAATAAGCTACTGTTTAAGGCTTACGTTAGTCACTTTCTGCACTGCGCTTAGTGCCGCTcatggcgattgtgattggtttaaagaaatgccaataaagcagagcacgtttttctcccatgaaATGTacaagagtctggtaggaccaggctagtgtgtaataacaacatagtgtaaattgtaatttccccattggggatcaataacgagtataaaatgtaataaaattaaCACTGGAATCTGGAAACAAAGGACCAGGCTGGCATCATTAGTGGGACATCCGCTAATAGCCTGGGAAGAAGCCCATCGGCCTAGGAAAAGCAACTTGATCTCCCTCACCACTGGGAACAAGAGGGGTCCCCACAGGCGTAATGGAAAATGACTCACATCTCTCTGCTATACCCCACAGGACAGTGGAACAGCCCTGCCTTGAAAGAAGGCTACAGGCCCAAGGATGCCGGATGGTAAGACTCTTCAGTTCAAGTTTGACCTACTCCCCTGTCCCTTGAATTATTTATGAAAGGACACTTTATGTTTACAGTATACATTGTATTGGATATCTTGCCTCCAAGTCCCCGGGGTTGCCACAGTCTGTAGTAGAATTGGTAGATCACTAAATATTGTCAAATGTTACATTCAGAATATCGGCGTTTAGTTGTGTCTACCTGCCGTCCAGCTCACGCCACACATTCAGCTCGTCAGCGCGTTGGGTCCGGTACGCAAACAGGACGATCTCGCGCCTACCGGTGAGCTCTGTAGCCACGCGCATGCACAGAGTGAAAGCCCTCATGTTCAGGGGCTTCTGAGGGACCATCTCCACATAACTGGTACTCGTCTCCGAGGGGAACACCAAGGTCTTAATGCTCACACTCTctgagagaagaaaaacaaaaacatacaagatATATTAGATGTGTTTATGTTCAAAATATATGTGCGATATATGTAAAATTCAGAAAAGGGTGGTTTTAGTTGATATTTGTTTAGGATGTTTTTGTCtcatgtttttgtatttcttatGTGTAAAAGCAACACAACTAAAGCCTAATTTCTATGCATCTTAATTGTCTGCACTTGTCAATGTAAATACTAAATTCTCCTTAGGATTTTATTTCTTATGTACCTCATCTACTAACAGCAGAGTTTCTGTCCAACTACCGTTTAGCACTTTCTCGATTCATCAAAATCTTGTTTTATACAACTAAaagtccaaaaccccaaaatattcATTGCATTTCAACTGGAAAGACAgattttttaaaaccatttctAAACCATTTATTTTCTCTCCATCAACCTCTTGATTAATGGACTAATCGTTTTTGCTCCAGTTAAATTTGCAGACCAGTGCccctaaattaaaaacaaaacattaaatgtatactttttatttatgCACAGGTATGCACATAAAGacacaagggaaaagaaagctATACAATTACCGGCCAACATCGTTGAGATGGCAACAAGGAACAGGACGGCGTAAAGTCTCATTTTGTCTGAGCAAAcctgcagaaaaaaagactttACTCTTTAACTCATTCCACACATAATgctattttaaagtgctcatattatgctttttggctttttccctttcctttattgtgtaccccaaagggacttaccatctccaacagaaaacactgttcataaactgctccaaacagctctattgtagtccagcctttacgtctgtgacaaacgtgcgtcactttgtaacacgttataatgctcgcctagctgctagcatggcacgc
This window of the Sander lucioperca isolate FBNREF2018 chromosome 21, SLUC_FBN_1.2, whole genome shotgun sequence genome carries:
- the LOC116063848 gene encoding pentraxin fusion protein-like, with product MRLYAVLFLVAISTMLAESVSIKTLVFPSETSTSYVEMVPQKPLNMRAFTLCMRVATELTGRREIVLFAYRTQRADELNVWRELDGRLSFYLADEGVLFRVPDIGALQTHLCVTWDSSSGAAALFMDGRKSLTKIFKKGHTVQPGGKVIIGQDPDNYLGSFDAGQSFVGEIGDINLWDSVLSDRMIQDMFSGKRVPRGNVFDWETTQLKMNGKVEVVNNQQ